One region of Armigeres subalbatus isolate Guangzhou_Male chromosome 3, GZ_Asu_2, whole genome shotgun sequence genomic DNA includes:
- the LOC134220804 gene encoding uncharacterized protein LOC134220804, with the protein MFFLHLLSFYAGMRVFMHLATHQQTINALLYLSWSIYFSIFVSQSVIYLSALKHQKSTLVSVIHRCLNLPHNEKLINRFYQLLEQINCRAPHITFYLFELHPIIYVQVCGELATYLLILVQFDLQQ; encoded by the exons ATGTTTTTCCTACACTTGCTATCATTCTACGCCGGCATGCGAGTCTTCATGCATCTAGCGACTCACCAACAAACAATCAATGCTTTACTGTATTTGAGTTGGTCGATCTATTTCAGCATTTTCGTAAGTCAAAGCGTCATCTACCTCTCGGCTCTTAAACACCAAAAATCCACCCTGGTCAGCGTCATTCATCGATGTCTGAATCTGCCGCACAACGAAAAGCTTATCAATCGGTTCTATCAGCTATTGGAACAAATTAATTGCCGAGCGCCCCATATCACTTTCTATCTTTTCGAGCTTCATCCTATAATTTACGTCCAG GTTTGCGGTGAGCTGGCGACCTATCTGTTGATATTGGTACAGTTTGACTTGCAACAATAG